A region of the Bacteroidota bacterium genome:
AATATCAAAGCTTAATCGTTAATTAAGCGGCCGATTACTTTAAATTTTTCAAAAACACTTTCCGTGTGCGGCGCATCGGGCAGTTCGTGTGTTAGGTCTTGTCCGGCAAAATGCTCGTAGTGTTGTCCGCGGCGCCATAATCTGCTTTCGGTTACGTCATAAATAATGCCTTTATACGCAATCCATATTTCGTCACGGTCTTGTCCGTTGCGCAATGCCAATTGAAATTTATTGTATTCGGGAATTGTATTCATTATAACCAGATATGATAAATATTTTCCTGTTTAATTATTTTACCGCCACATTTTTCATACAATTTAATTGCCGGTAAGTTGGATAATTGTGTTGCAACAATTAAATGGTTTAATTTTTTTTCGAAAGTAATATTTTCTACAAATTCAACGAGTAGTTTGCCATAACCTTGATGTTGATATTCCTGTTTAACGGCAATTAATCCAATTTCTGCAAATTCATTTTTAAAAGCAATTGTTATCATAGCGTTGGGGTCATCTGCGTTACCGATAAAATAAATCTCATCGCCCATGTTACCATTTAACGATTGGAACACCCATTCGCGATACATTTTTTCAAAACTATTTTCCGGTAACAAAGGGTCATTTTTAAAACGGGAATATTTACCACTGCTTATTCCTAAACTGATCAGATTTTCATTTGCCGGGTCGGTCCATTTTTTTACCAGATTTATTTTTTGAGGTTGTATTTCGGAGCAGGGTAATTCAAATACTGTTTTGGTGTCGCCGTGAAATACGTTATTGGCCGATGCAATTTGGTTTGCAGTTAAATCTTCAACAGGTATTTTCCAATACA
Encoded here:
- a CDS encoding cytochrome b5, which codes for MNTIPEYNKFQLALRNGQDRDEIWIAYKGIIYDVTESRLWRRGQHYEHFAGQDLTHELPDAPHTESVFEKFKVIGRLIND
- a CDS encoding GNAT family N-acetyltransferase; the protein is MFVIEDKVWDSAFFGFKTGELTFSGDISAFPQVINSAKQKNYQLLYWKIPVEDLTANQIASANNVFHGDTKTVFELPCSEIQPQKINLVKKWTDPANENLISLGISSGKYSRFKNDPLLPENSFEKMYREWVFQSLNGNMGDEIYFIGNADDPNAMITIAFKNEFAEIGLIAVKQEYQHQGYGKLLVEFVENITFEKKLNHLIVATQLSNLPAIKLYEKCGGKIIKQENIYHIWL